One segment of Ascochyta rabiei chromosome 7, complete sequence DNA contains the following:
- a CDS encoding alpha tubulin suppressor, which translates to MPHDIYVFGSNGEGQLGEGIAVADIVSKPMQLPRSSIFSNITAIKSGDNHTLLHILGDAVAGIGDNRVGQITGCAGSQIHEFRKLHQNVHLFAAACESSAFAYSQKDSNSIIHTQGRGQWGELGRGEAEDTRTYDSSDPLDVQLPGEMIDFAAGVWHYVAVLADGSVYGWGKARLGQLGDKSSNKVSVPTKIEGLSIKPIRVVCGKDFTYLVSDPSSGEHIVLGKDKFNIISAMPLDIRGWKDVGATWHAIFVLFDDGRLAAWGKDNQWKLIPPDLPKIDKIAIGTDHVLALTKSGKLVSWGWGKHGNCGDLSNIQQEIKNDMISGFWNEIDIPGRIAKIAAGYCTSFVITEVGEDERK; encoded by the coding sequence ATGCCACACGACATCTACGTTTTTGGTAGCAATGGAGAAGGCCAACTCGGCGAAGGAATTGCTGTCGCAGACATTGTCAGCAAGCCGATGCAATTACCAAGATCATCCATCTTTAGCAACATAACAGCCATCAAAAGCGGCGATAATCATACGCTTCTTCATATTTTGGGCGATGCTGTTGCTGGGATTGGTGACAATAGAGTCGGCCAAATTACCGGGTGTGCAGGCTCTCAGATTCACGAGTTCAGGAAACTGCATCAGAACGTCCATCTCTTCGCAGCTGCCTGCGAATCTTCGGCGTTTGCCTACTCTCAGAAAGACTCCAATTCCATAATACATACTCAAGGTCGCGGCCAGTGGGGAGAACTGGGTCGTGGTGAGGCGGAAGACACGCGTACGTACGACTCGTCCGATCCGTTAGATGTTCAATTACCTGGAGAAATGATCGACTTCGCTGCTGGCGTGTGGCACTACGTCGCTGTCTTGGCCGACGGCTCTGTGTACGGCTGGGGTAAAGCCCGTCTCGGTCAACTGGGCGACAAGTCGTCAAACAAAGTCTCAGTACCCACGAAGATTGAAGGCTTGTCGATCAAGCCAATCCGAGTAGTCTGTGGTAAAGACTTCACCTACCTGGTCAGCGACCCTTCATCAGGTGAGCATATAGTCCTTGGCAAGGACAAGTTCAACATCATCTCGGCTATGCCACTAGACATCAGAGGCTGGAAGGACGTTGGAGCAACGTGGCACGCTATTTTCGTTCTCTTCGACGACGGAAGGCTGGCAGCATGGGGCAAAGATAATCAGTGGAAACTCATACCTCCGGATCTGCCCAAGATCGACAAAATCGCTATTGGCACTGATCACGTCCTGGCGCTCACTAAGAGCGGAAAGCTTGTTTCCTGGGGCTGGGGTAAGCACGGGAACTGCGGTGACCTCTCCAACATACAGCAAGAGATCAAAAACGACATGATAAGTGGATTCTGGAATGAAATCGACATACCAGGTCGGATCGCAAAGATCGCTGCTGGGTACTGTACAAGCTTCGTCATCACAGAGGTGGGCGAAGATGAGCGTAAGTAA
- a CDS encoding 40S ribosomal protein S16, giving the protein MASQSVQCFGKKKTATAVAHCKAGKGLIKVNGKPLSLVQPEILRFKVYEPVLILGLDKFADVDIRVRVTGGGHTSQIYAIRQAIAKSIIAYYQKFVDEHSKNQLKQALVQYDRTLLVADNRRCEPKKFGGQGARSRYQKSYR; this is encoded by the exons ATGGCCTCTCAATCCGTGCAATGCTTcggcaagaagaagaccGCGACCGCTGTCGCCCACTGCAAG GCTGGTAAGGGTCTCATCAAGGTCAACGGAAAGCCTCTTTCCCTTGTCCAGCCCGAAATCCTCCGCTTCAAGGTCTACGAGCCCGTCCTGATCCTCGGCCTCGACAAGTTCG CCGATGTCGACATCCGCGTCCGCGTCACCGGTGGTGGTCACACCTCGCAGATCTACGCCATCCGTCAAGCCATTGCCAAGTCCATCATCGCCTACTACCAGAAGTTTGTCGACGAGCACTCCAAGAACCAGCTCAAGCAGGCTCTCGTCCAGTACGACCGCACACTCCTCGTCGCCGACAACAGGCGGTGCGAGCCCAAGAAGTTCGGTGGTCAAGGTGCCCGCTCCAGGTACCAGAAGTCCTACCGTTAA
- a CDS encoding bud site selection protein: MVTSPAVPEIYEDELHSAIESRSESLQTLRELGPPDLVHLIKQPIKSTSKQTGVYHHVSGMDASSSASLAAYINTLTYSPHDKQNKVVSGLYCCYNAFSRLDMRVQVYIPGTVESYCIDERGDKRVATDDLWLETYLCSVLRAYSYADDGSGDTIKKIVGVRRFNPITSTESEHKFLDAAERLFFSGWQLGSDPEIQVPNLVSNHLTTGLLSYIHTTGRYASGINLFEKLRTRDPEISSLLARVYIQADEEVKAVQLLHDVIQELPMDYSLLDCQADFCNTKGRGDLALEIAKRSVVSAPSEFGTWARLADIYVSLEQWDLALLTLNSCPMFTYQDKDAPRMPEPQRVFLPILPEAMCDEIEDSNLDDMDMVHPTLRKLHAAGFKGTFLKAYIILTEITKKIGWDQLLKIRSQVFVMEEEYRHEKQSVPVSHSRSASTTALRSPSPSIRASPNPQVNGHGEANQPSEPNGESASAEAAVQDSLQEPGHTVAAEVVKAGSEDPHPNNDDNPSQQNYTQFQNKRLCERWLDNLFMVLYEDLRVYTIWRTEMAQYRQQQLLYKKSAEEWEILGELAERLHHIDEAVEAYENCLQIKFSPKAMRGILKLGEDKRNTRDVCAALIRLVTWQYRWYSEFSPSLLYTIRKLIEEEGAVKIRSIIQGTSLPQHVLDLTHQYAALCAAFRSSGSDG, encoded by the exons ATGGTCACATCGCCGGCGGTCCCCGA AATCTACGAGGATGAGCTGCACTCGGCCATCGAGTCGCGCTCCGAGTCGCTGCAGACGCTGCGCGAGCTCGGCCCGCCCGACCTCGTCCACCTCATCAAGCAGCCCATCAAGTCGACGAGCAAGCAGACGGGCGTCTACCACCACGTCAGCGGCATGGACGCCTCGTCATCAGCCAGCCTCGCCGCCTACATCAACACGCTCACCTACTCGCCCCACGACAAGCAGAACAAGGTCGTCTCGGGCCTGTACTG CTGCTACAATGCCTTCTCCCGCCTCGACATGCGCGTCCAGGTCTACATCCCCGGCACCGTCGAGAGCTACTGCATCGACGAGCGCGGCGACAAGCGCGTAGCCACCGACGACCTGTGGCTGGAAACCTACCTCTGCAGCGTCCTGCGCGCCTACTCGTACGCCGACGACGGCTCCGGCGACACCATCAAGAAGATTGTCGGCGTCCGCCGCTTCAACCCCATCACAAGCACCGAGAGCGAGCACAAGTTCCTCGACGCTGCAGAGCGCCTCTTCTTCAGCG GCTGGCAGCTAGGCTCCGACCCCGAGATCCAGGTCCCCAATCTCGTCTCCAACCACCTCACAACCGGCCTGCTCAGCTACATCCACACCACGGGCAGATATGCGTCTGGCATCAACCTGTTCGAGAAACTGCGCACCCGCGACCCCGAGATCTCCTCGCTCCTGGCCCGCGTCTACATCCAGGCGGACGAGGAGGTCAAGGCCGTACAGCTGCTGCACGACGTCATCCAGGAGCTGCCCATGGACTACTCCTTGCTCGACTGCCAGGCCGACTTCTGCAACACAAAAGGCCGCGGTGACCTTGCGCTGGAGATTGCGAAGAGGAGCGTCGTGTCGGCGCCCAGCGAATTCGGCACCTGGGCCAGGTTGGCCGACATCTACGTCAGCCTGGAGCAGTGGGACCTGGCCCTCCTGACGCTCAACTCGTGTCCCATGTTCACCTACCAGGACAAGGACGCTCCGCGCATGCCAGAGCCCCAGAGAGTCTTCCTGCCCATCCTGCCCGAGGCCATGTGTGACGAGATCGAAGACAGCAATCTCGACGACATGGACATGGTCCACCCCACATTGCGCAAGCTCCACGCTGCCGGCTTCAAGGGCACATTCTTAAAAGCCTACATCATCCTTACAGAGATCACCAAGAAGATTGGCTGGGACCAGCTGCTGAAGATTCGATCACAGGTCTTCGTCATGGAGGAGGAGTACCGCCACGAGAAGCAGAGCGTCCCCGTCTCGCATTCGCGCAGCGCCAGCACCACCGCACTGCGCTCGCCCTCACCGTCCATCCGAGCATCTCCCAATCCTCAGGTCAACGGCCATGGCGAAGCAAACCAGCCATCCGAGCCGAACGGCGAATCTGCATCTGCAGAGGCAGCTGTGCAAGACTCACTACAGGAACCTGGCCACACCGTTGCCGCCGAGGTCGTCAAAGCCGGCAGCGAAGACCCGCATCCaaacaacgacgacaaccCCTCACAACAAAACTACACACAGTTCCAAAACAAGCGTCTCTGTGAACGTTGGCTCGACAACCTCTTCATGGTGCTCTACGAAGACCTGCGTGTCTACACCATCTGGCGCACCGAGATGGCGCAGTacagacagcagcagctcctgTACAAGAAGAGCGCCGAGGAGTGGGAGATTCTTGGCGAACTGGCAGAACGACTACACCACATCGACGAGGCAGTCGAAGCGTACGAGAACTGTCTGCAGATCAAGTTTTCACCCAAGGCGATGCGGGGCATCCTCAAGCTAGGCGAAGACAAGAGGAATACAAGAGACGTGTGCGCAGCACTCATTAGGCTCGTCACCTGGCAGTATCGGTGGTACTCCGAG TTCTCCCCCTCCCTCCTCTACACAATCCGCAAACTCatcgaagaagaaggcgccGTCAAAATCCGCAGCATCATCCAGGGCACCAGCCTGCCCCAGCACGTCCTCGACCTCACCCACCAGTATGCCGCCCTGTGTGCTGCCTTccgcagcagcggcagcgatGGCTAG
- a CDS encoding Histone transcription regulator 3, whose translation MRVRVASTFPFLVESCSCRSVPGSPRPTFTPASRDALHVSTSPRLHVTLCLHASPRPHTFTGPCTAQLHLHLHLHLHLHLHLHLHLQPDVARNRRFSPTIALNTHTTMSKPPKASKASAWHALNVESDHEDEVEVDDTQEIQIEEALKLYQAALKFHSEGPQSFLKTAAAYKALFDSDIFKYNESLSEYKRHEVFGESLVFDSILEDDFEAGPTQSTGAADSAPNTLPQILHLSYKNHGQFLLESMQHWLTQHGAIPRLEGWNNIRGALTYFAEALDKEDTDLDLWLRAASVAAMLGSTRLARFCLESVMDGNDELWESLLRLPGIEEGLAGQQLRELVGKLEDNVSLMQPPLSTMKRKKLSETLKKRLNPYPFAPLPADVAEINSGRVMEKAPDHVPLAPAKWDWSGVGEAILQHFIAEQRGVTADASPGANVQLVIPAGCETPERVDQEAAAAPVVEEPMDDQLPPQIVEPPSPAAEVEVSGKGQGNNEAAPEDRPQDADTSTTAEVAPAPSRKRSTDSAGLPETAEGGRVKRVRTRNAATGQVGETVVHDPSTLLEGQLEPFAHADLCLYEIVKDIYARLGVEGLGHPNELRTLLHALPDSTAAETDDKIACDTYLALQHVNSKAAQVLLSSESFDLVGLTREAGLNAFLGYAKSGAGQLSPKPLLQDQGLGVFARSVNESWFSIKEVAFAWVEMLLSRGVFAGQKDSPTVNSSYLSFKWAEDLKRNIVQIIVNVDEHIFERMHERINNLDERLLKARLQSQNCILSDLNASQIEMVQTLFELHLDIYSLIKHPHSQVDAATKTLQYDRLERWSNLAREAIQLRSSCTPDVGMDHLSLRHVWASVFLMSVKDDIPPEHVLSAIAELKGILVAFDNHTIQLQNNAVMPELSVAALDRELVRISMKDFFLKVFDHDEKDPVTVIESLEPILEHNTAAEPAVEAPPSEETSMQQITSPSPSNSMCTPDSQAEMELDRPSPVIEMRRFLDSANVNVSLSLWQRLREAYDAIEYPPKVLSCYLRSIEAFVDDFETRSFQELSLSERQIKVLTRFRVIDEMVVKVLQIMRGEPTAFDCLSYEHVQTSMSAIARLLHVLSASNMFRDLIRIGKIPVPRIESLPSQAFVNMSARLDDIQLRLWTLQYYLLREGISQNAGDFPTPQDDLFEFLRHVHHATGIRGFCHQSGRQFLRLAKDEMLRLDDIIDANSRDTEFCQILHDLYGLKLFVEPLECQDFSSTPDILDKKAAFNLLPFVMSQAAKVDLKDLPKTKQELRTTIEKVHAALGRPKSHDDITFNRKTITTYFKSPIHPITLFNCLKGVGSLVTRAIPDDEAVAASKGWFFLMGNIALSKFRSQKRMTQGPTEDLNYAQAFFLQDLEYSIERWETWYRLAQAYDTQLEEAVSWNADKMNSNTVELANLQRGAINCYAMAVACVTREAGVSSHAQAHIAQMYTEFGDRIYASSREPFNMEAFQTRDGERRFVNLPGLSGAQRDIPFVALRPYTAWKFASTLYKRAIINNPCKWWNHYMLAKGLWKMWAANHNALVEAASSDTAPPVQTRLGWEEVINPIVGAIERLPDKKGKSGEPILEPHYKLISIVHKLVQRRAIDHHKGIEALSNTFYSKNIGPPEHLQQWEVYIIAIVKALRAADKSSWHHRIIARSAHIIYDEGKDVVLAHAAKHELTQTIFTKTMAVQVWKPEYERPGRHFVYTLRYTKFFIDLLDKTGDKASFEALARRVRRKQTDFFQHTELWKDLCTRYLRLLRRMGNVHEGQEDSAFKSVNQEDFSALAARMEAWCQSPATQHPVLDVLRDAVELKRLNNGLMKPTTIDDLIGDSYAMLYTTIGPTLPPLPSEQQQQPPQPGQSGTVTPRPSTNPLSVASLMQAQVDGTAEGRSTPFTTYHPNQLHPQQPPSLPQAPSQPEQPAKSRAKAVGKREIQRRAEACVHKLAVVSTPQPATSMPIRSPSVANATIPSLFSRQSTEKPDQPTNLAPGTGLSTSLLQASTSFSSAPGTGTTSVNNDHAHDTDADLDHDQDNDQDNDEQEGDGEGDTELNARHDNDDDDADDESELSELDESEVQEIGQEVQEHERRSASFATVKPMFPGLFAGRASAERGAPIGGFTIQTPTGLARSEEGVEASAEKTDVDGSARL comes from the exons ATGCGTGTCAGGGTTGCGTCCACGTTCCCGTTCCTGGTGGAGAGCTGTAGCTGTCGGTCTGTCCCCGGTTCGCCAAGGCCAACTTTCACTCCCGCGAGCCGCGACGCGCTCCACGTCTCCACGTCTCCACGTCTCCACGTCACTCTGTGCCTGCACGCGTCGCCTCGACCGCACACCTTCACCGGCCCCTGCACTGCACagctgcacctgcaccttcacctgcacctgcacctgcacctgcacctgcacctgcacctgcagcCTGATGTCGCCCGCAATCGGCGGTTCTCGCCTACCATTGCCTTGAACACCCACACCACCATG TCAAAACCCCCCAAAGCCTCAAAGGCCTCCGCATGGCACGCCCTCAACGTCGAGTCCGACCACGAAGACGAAGTCGAGGTCGACGACACCCAGGAAATCCAGATCGAAGAGGCCCTGAAGCTCTACCAGGCCGCCCTCAAGTTCCACTCCGAAGGCCCACAGTCCTTCCTCAAGACCGCCGCCGCCTACAAGGCCCTCTTCGACTCGGACATCTTCAAGTACAACGAATCCCTCTCCGAATACAAGCGCCATGAGGTCTTTGGCGAGAGCTTGGTCTTCGACTCCATCCTAGAAGACGACTTCGAAGCCGGCCCCACCCAATCCACAGGCGCCGCCGACAGCGCCCCCAACACCCTCCCCCAAATACTGCACCTGTCCTACAAGAACCATGGCCAGTTTCTGCTCGAGTCCATGCAGCATTGGCTCACCCAGCACGGCGCCATACCCCGCCTCGAAGGCTGGAACAACATCAGAGGCGCCCTCACCTACTTCGCCGAAGCCCTGGACAAAGAGGACACGGATCTCGACCTGTGGCTACGCGCAGCCTCGGTAGCAGCCATGCTCGGCAGCACGCGCCTGGCCCGTTTCTGTCTGGAATCTGTCATGGACGGCAACGACGAGCTGTGGGAGAGCTTGTTGCGCCTCCCAGGCATCGAAGAGGGCCTGGCTGGTCAACAGCTGCGCGAGCTGGTCGGCAAGCTCGAGGACAACGTCTCGTTGATGCAGCCACCTCTGTCTACCATGAAACGAAAGAAGCTCTCCGAGACGCTCAAGAAGCGCCTCAATCCCTACCCGTTTGCGCCACTTCCTGCCGACGTCGCGGAAATCAACAGCGGGCGGGTCATGGAAAAAGCGCCTGACCACGTCCCACTGGCACCGGCAAAGTGGGACTGGTCGGGCGTTGGAGAGGCTATACTTCAACACTTCATAGCAGAGCAAAGAGGCGTCACTGCCGACGCCTCGCCAGGTGCCAACGTACAACTCGTCATACCCGCCGGTTGCGAGACCCCGGAACGGGTGGATCAAGAAGCGGCGGCAGCACCTGTTGTGGAAGAGCCCATGGACGATCAGCTGCCGCCCCAGATTGTCGAGCCGCCGTCCCCGGCTGCTGAAGTAGAAGTCAGTGGGAAAGGACAAGGCAATAACGAAGCTGCCCCAGAGGATCGCCCTCAGGACGCGGACACTTCGACAACGGCGGAAGTAGCACCAGCTCCTTCGCGCAAACGCTCAACGGACTCTGCGGGTCTCCCGGAGACGGCAGAGGGCGGTCGTGTCAAGCGCGTTCGCACCCGTAACGCGGCAACTGGCCAGGTCGGTGAGACGGTAGTACATGATCCCAGTACCTTGCTGGAAGGACAGCTCGAGCCTTTCGCTCATGCGGATCTATGTCTGTATGAGATCGTCAAGGACATCTACGCACGACTAGGCGTTGAAGGGCTTGGGCATCCCAATGAGCTTCGCACTTTGCTGCACGCCCTCCCCGACTCCACAGCGGCAGAGACGGACGACAAAATCGCCTGCGACACGTACCTGGCGCTTCAGCACGTGAACAGCAAAGCCGCACAAGTGCTGCTAAGCAGCGAGTCGTTTGATCTGGTGGGTCTGACTCGGGAAGCTGGCTTGAATGCTTTCCTGGGCTACGCAAAGTCAGGTGCTGGCCAATTATCTCCAAAACCACTGCTCCAAGATCAAGGATTGGGGGTTTTTGCGCGAAGCGTCAACGAGAGCTGGTTTTCTATCAAAGAAGTTGCATTCGCTTGGGTGGAGATGCTGCTCTCACGGGGGGTTTTCGCAGGTCAGAAAGATTCGCCAACGGTCAACTCCAGCTACTTGAGCTTCAAGTGGGCAGAGGACCTCAAGCGGAACATTGTGCAGATCATAGTCAACGTTGATGAGCACATCTTCGAGCGCATGCACGAGCGCATCAACAATCTGGACGAACGCTTGCTCAAAGCCCGTCTTCAGTCACAAAACTGCATCCTGTCTGACCTCAACGCATCACAAATTGAGATGGTTCAGACTCTGTTCGAGCTCCATCTCGATATCTACTCCCTCATCAAACATCCGCACAGTCAAGTGGATGCTGCGACCAAGACTTTGCAGTACGACCGCCTCGAACGGTGGTCCAACCTTGCTCGAGAAGCCATACAACTTCGTTCAAGTTGCACTCCAGACGTCGGCATGGATCATCTCTCACTTCGCCACGTCTGGGCTTCAGTCTTTCTAATGAGTGTCAAAGACGACATCCCGCCGGAGCATGTGCTATCTGCAATTGCCGAGCTCAAGGGCATACTTGTCGCGTTTGACAACCACACAATTCAGCTACAGAACAACGCGGTTATGCCCGAGCTGTCTGTTGCGGCTCTTGATCGCGAGCTTGTGCGGATCAGTATGAAAGACTTCTTTTTGAAGGTATTCGATCATGACGAGAAAGACCCTGTCACGGTCATTGAGAGTCTGGAGCCAATCCTCGAGCACAATACCGCCGCAGAACCGGCAGTCGAGGCTCCACCAAGCGAAGAAACATCAATGCAACAAATCACATCGCCATCGCCCTCAAACAGCATGTGTACGCCAGACTCCCAAGCCGAAATGGAGTTAGATCGGCCATCGCCAGTGATTGAGATGCGCAGATTTCTCGATTCAGCCAACGTCAATGTGAGCTTGTCGCTCTGGCAAAGACTTCGCGAGGCGTACGACGCAATCGAATATCCCCCCAAGGTCTTGTCTTGCTATCTGCGAAGCATAGAGGCATTCGTCGACGACTTTGAAACAAGAAGCTTCCAGGAATTGTCGCTGAGCGAACGTCAAATCAAGGTATTGACTCGCTTCCGAGTCATTGACGAGATGGTTGTCAAGGTCCTGCAAATCATGCGAGGCGAGCCCACAGCATTTGATTGCTTGTCCTACGAGCATGTTCAGACATCCATGTCAGCAATCGCAAGATTGCTACATGTTCTGTCCGCTAGCAACATGTTCCGAGACTTGATTCGCATTGGGAAAATACCCGTACCAAGAATTGAATCTTTGCCAAGCCAGGCTTTTGTAAACATGTCTGCCCGACTTGACGATATTCAACTGCGGCTGTGGACTTTGCAGTATTACCTGCTCCGAGAAGGCATTTCTCAGAACGCTGGCGACTTTCCTACACCTCAAGATGATCTCTTCGAGTTTCTACGCCATGTTCACCATGCCACCGGCATTCGAGGCTTCTGCCACCAATCCGGACGTCAATTCCTGAGACTGGCAAAAGACGAGATGCTCCGTTTGGATGACATTATCGACGCTAACAGCCGCGACACGGAATTTTGCCAAATACTGCATGATCTTTATGGCCTCAAACTGTTCGTCGAGCCTCTCGAATGCCAGGACTTCTCTTCGACCCCAGATATCCTCGACAAGAAGGCCGCGTTCAACCTCCTGCCTTTTGTCATGTCCCAGGCTGCCAAGGTAGATCTAAAAGACCTGCCCAAGACTAAACAAGAACTCAGGACTACCATTGAGAAGGTCCATGCAGCTTTGGGACGGCCCAAGTCCCATGACGATATCACGTTCAATCGCAAAACCATTACGACTTACTTCAAGTCACCAATTCATCCCATCACACTTTTCAACTGCCTCAAAGGTGTTGGCTCGCTCGTCACACGAGCCATCCCTGACGATGAAGCCGTAGCGGCGTCGAAGGGGTGGTTCTTCCTCATGGGCAACATTGCTCTCAGCAAGTTCCGTTCCCAGAAGCGCATGACCCAAGGGCCTACCGAAGACCTGAACTATGCGCAAGCCTTCTTCCTCCAAGACCTAGAGTATTCTATCGAACGCTGGGAAACATGGTACCGCCTTGCACAAGCATATGACACACAGCTCGAGGAGGCTGTTTCCTGGAACGCGGACAAAATGAACAGTAACACTGTCGAGCTGGCTAACCTTCAGCGTGGAGCAATCAACTGTTACGCTATGGCTGTCGCATGTGTGACTCGCGAAGCAGGTGTTTCGTCTCACGCTCAAGCCCACATTGCGCAGATGTACACAGAGTTTGGCGATCGCATCTATGCGTCGTCGCGCGAGCCTTTCAACATGGAGGCTTTTCAGACACGTGACGGTGAACGAAGATTTGTGAATTTGCCTGGTCTGTCAGGCGCGCAGCGCGACATACCTTTCGTCGCTCTGCGACCCTACACTGCATGGAAGTTTGCTAGCACCTTGTACAAGCGCGCCATTATAAACAACCCATGCAAATGGTGGAACCACTACATGCTTGCGAAGGGTTTGTGGAAGATGTGGGCCGCGAATCACAACGCACTGGTAGAAGCTGCGTCCTCAGATACAGCTCCACCAGTTCAAACTCGTCTAGGCTGGGAAGAAGTCATCAATCCCATCGTTGGTGCAATCGAAAGACTACCCGACAAGAAAGGAAAGAGCGGTGAGCCTATACTCGAACCGCACTACAAGCTGATCTCGATTGTCCACAAACTCGTGCAGCGGAGAGCTATCGACCACCACAAGGGCATAGAGGCACTCTCGAACACATTCTACTCGAAAAACATTGGCCCTCCCGAGCACCTACAGCAATGGGAAGTCTATATCATCGCTATCGTCAAGGCCCTGCGTGCGGCAGACAAGTCGAGTTGGCACCACCGAATCATAGCACGATCGGCCCATATCATCTACGACGAAGGAAAAGATGTTGTCCTGGCGCATGCAGCTAAACACGAACTCACCCAGACCATCTTCACCAAGACGATGGCGGTTCAGGTGTGGAAGCCAGAGTATGAGCGACCCGGTCGTCATTTCGTGTACACATTGCGATATACGAAGTTCTTCATCGACCTGCTCGACAAGACTGGAGACAAAGCTAGCTTTGAGGCGCTGGCTAGACGTGTACGGCGAAAACAGACGGACTTCTTCCAGCACACTGAATTGTGGAAGGACTTGTGCACACGCTACTTGAGGTTGCTGCGACGCATGGGTAACGTCCACGAAGGCCAGGAGGACTCGGCGTTCAAGTCGGTCAATCAGGAAGACTTCAGCGCCCTTGCCGCGCGAATGGAGGCCTGGTGTCAGAGCCCAGCGACACAGCATCCTGTACTGGATGTGCTTCGCGATGCTGTCGAGCTCAAGCGCCTCAACAACGGTCTCATGAAGCCAACAACGATTGACGATCTCATCGGAGACAGCTACGCCATGTTGTACACCACGATTGGACCTACACTGCCGCCTTTGCCATctgagcagcagcagcagcctcctCAACCAGGGCAGTCTGGAACTGTGACGCCACGACCATCTACAAACCCTCTTTCGGTTGCTTCGTTGATGCAAGCCCAAGTCGATGGCACGGCCGAGGGCCGCAGTACACCATTCACGACATACCATCCCAACCAGCTTCACCCACAACAACCGCCATCTCTGCCCCAAGCGCCGTCACAACCTGAGCAGCCTGCTAAGTCCAGAGCCAAAGCTGTCGGCAAACGCGAGATCCAGCGCCGAGCCGAAGCTTGCGTGCATAAACTTGCTGTTGTCAGTACGCCACAGCCGGCCACCTCGATGCCAATCCGCTCTCCTTCAGTGGCGAATGCTACGATTCCATCTCTCTTCTCGCGTCAATCGACCGAGAAACCGGACCAACCGACAAACCTCGCGCCGGGCACTGGGCTCAGCACCTCGCTTCTCCAGGCGTCCACATCGTTCAGCAGCGCACCTGGCACAGGCACCACGAGCGTAAACAACGACCACGCTCACGACACGGATGCCGATCTCGACCACGATCAGGACAACGACCAAGACAACGACGAGCAAGAGGGCGACGGAGAAGGCGACACGGAGCTCAACGCACGGCACGAcaacgatgacgacgacgcaGACGACGAAAGCGAACTCAGCGAACTAGACGAGAGCGAGGTGCAGGAGATCGGCCAGGAAGTCCAGGAGCACGAACGTCGCAGCGCGAGCTTCGCCACCGTCAAGCCCATGTTCCCTGGCCTGTTTGCCGGACGCGCGAGTGCAGAGCGAGGCGCCCCGATTGGTGGCTTCACCATCCAGACGCCGACAGGCCTGGCTCGTAGCGAGGAAGGCGTTGAGGCGTCGGCCGAGAAAACGGATGTCGATGGCTCCGCTAGGCTGTGA